In the genome of Microtus pennsylvanicus isolate mMicPen1 chromosome X, mMicPen1.hap1, whole genome shotgun sequence, the window CAGACTTAATGAACAAGCAAGTGAGGAAATACTAAAAGTAgaacaaaaatataacaaactCCGCCAACCGTTTTTTCAGAAGAGGTCAGAATTGATCGCTAAAATCCCAAATTTTTGGGTAACCACATTTGTCAACCATCCACAAGTGTCTGCACTGCTTGGGGAGGAAGACGAAGAGGCTCTGCATTATTTAACCAGAGTTGAAGTAACAGAATTTGAAGACATTAAATCAGGTTAcagaatagatttttattttgatgaaaatcCCTACTTCGAAAATAAAGTTCTCTCCAAAGAATTTCATCTGAATGAGAGTGGTGACCCATCCTCACAGTCCACTGAAATCAAATGGAAATCTGGAAAGGATTTGACAAAACGCTCGAGTCAAACACAGAATAAGGCCAGCAGGAAGAGACAACACGAAGAGCCAGAGAGTTTCTTTACCTGGTTTACTGACCACTCTGATGCAGGTGCAGATGAGTTAGGAGAAGTCATCAAAGATGACATTTGGCCAAACCCCTTGCAGTACTATTTGGTTCCTGATATGGACGatgaagagggagaggcagaagatgatgacgatgatg includes:
- the LOC142841379 gene encoding protein SET, yielding MAPKRQSALLPQSKKPKSAPSPKLEDKSASPGLPKGEKEQQEAIEHIDEVQNEIDRLNEQASEEILKVEQKYNKLRQPFFQKRSELIAKIPNFWVTTFVNHPQVSALLGEEDEEALHYLTRVEVTEFEDIKSGYRIDFYFDENPYFENKVLSKEFHLNESGDPSSQSTEIKWKSGKDLTKRSSQTQNKASRKRQHEEPESFFTWFTDHSDAGADELGEVIKDDIWPNPLQYYLVPDMDDEEGEAEDDDDDDEEEEGLEDIDKEGDEGEEDEDDDEGEEGEEDEGEDD